CCAATATGGGCGGGTGAAATGCTTTGCCTGTTTCATGAGCCAGATGGAAATTCTGTACCGTGTCTGGAAAAACGAGGGGGAACAAGTGGGGCGGTTGGCGTATGAACAGTGCAAATCCCTGCCTATCGAGTGGGTTCACGAGTCATCGGAGTTGCTGGAAAAGGCGGCGCAACTGAAAGCCACCTGCCGGGTGTCACTGGCAGATGCGTGGATTGCTGCGAGTGCTTTGCTGCACGGTGCGACGCTGGTGCACAAAGACCCGGAATTTGAAACAGTCCAGTGCCAGCAGTTAGCGTTGCCTTATAAACAGACCAAGATTCACGAAAATCAGGGTGAATATCAGCTACCCACGTAAAATCAAATAGATGTGTTCTTATAATATGGCGTTGGTGATGGAACGTTTGGAGAAGCTCCGCTCGCTTAATTAAGTTGTCATCAAAATGCTGTATATCGTAAGCCACCAATAACGATCTGGAGGCTTATGATGAAGTTTCAATATTTCCTGCTAGTCGGCTTATGTGTTTCCACTTTAGTGCTAATGAGCGGCTGTAATGATAATAACACCCCAGCGGCGGCGGATACCACGACGCCTGCGACCAGTCTGCGCATTTTGCACATCAATGACCACCATTCACACTTGCAACCCAACAGCGCCACGTTGACGCTGGCGGGCAAAGCCACTGCCGTCAAAACCGGCGGCTTCCCGCGTGTGGTCACTAAAATCAACGAATTGGCAGCCAGCGGCGGCAATGTATTGAAACTGCACGCGGGTGATGCGACTACCGGCGATTTGTATTTCACCCTGTTCAAAGGCAAAGCCGACGCAGAGCAGATGAATCAAGTCTGTTTTGATGCCTTCGCGCTGGGGAATCACGAATTCGACTCTGGCGATGCCGGTTTGAAGACCTTCCTCGACTTCCTCAATAGCAGTGCAGCGTGTAACACTGAAGTGGTGTCGGCGAATGTGCAGCCTAAAGTCGGTACGTCGCCACTGACGCTGAATTCCGCTACCGATTACATCAAGCCTTACACCGTCAAGGAAATCAATGGGCAAAAGTTCGGCATTATCGGTCTGACGATTGCGGGCAAAACCAAAAATTCCTCCAGCCCGGATGCAACCACCACGTTTGCGAATGAAGCCACTACCGCACAAAAGTACATTGACGAATTGGCAGGTAAAGGGGTCAATAAGATCATTTTGCTGACCCATCAGGGTTACGCGAATGATCAAACCATCGCCAAGCAACTCAAAGGCGTGGACGTGATTGTAGGCGGCGATTCGCATACCTTATTAGGTGATGGTTTCAAAGCTTTTGGCTTGACCCCAGCAGGCGCTTACCCGACCAAAACCACCGACGCGAATGGTAAGCAAGTGTGCATCGCGCAAGCGTCGCAATACAGCGACATCGTGGGTGAATTAAATATTGAGTTCAGTGTCAGC
The window above is part of the Thiothrix winogradskyi genome. Proteins encoded here:
- a CDS encoding bifunctional metallophosphatase/5'-nucleotidase; the protein is MMKFQYFLLVGLCVSTLVLMSGCNDNNTPAAADTTTPATSLRILHINDHHSHLQPNSATLTLAGKATAVKTGGFPRVVTKINELAASGGNVLKLHAGDATTGDLYFTLFKGKADAEQMNQVCFDAFALGNHEFDSGDAGLKTFLDFLNSSAACNTEVVSANVQPKVGTSPLTLNSATDYIKPYTVKEINGQKFGIIGLTIAGKTKNSSSPDATTTFANEATTAQKYIDELAGKGVNKIILLTHQGYANDQTIAKQLKGVDVIVGGDSHTLLGDGFKAFGLTPAGAYPTKTTDANGKQVCIAQASQYSDIVGELNIEFSVSGDVTTCSGTPHLLLSDTFQVNKLELTGADRDAALKAVADAPELSIVKPDAIAQANLDGYSQQVDVLKQTKIGVAAETLCHERVPNQGLSKTAGCTVATQSRGSDIANIVSKAFLEMSLTSDICLQNGGGVRVDVPAGDITLGTAYTLLPFANTLTEMDMTGKEIIDSLEDGIDFALNPQGSTGSYPYAAGLRWDADLSKAKGERVTNVQVNPRVTGTWAAIDPSKTYKVVTNSFLATGGDGYTTFKNLAAAKKLNTYLDYAQSFADYVTRETAAGRSVVKLPVEEYSTQMFIDKDGIWR
- a CDS encoding PIN domain-containing protein: MKRYLLDTSALLTLRDDEEGADVVADILQQCQYGRVKCFACFMSQMEILYRVWKNEGEQVGRLAYEQCKSLPIEWVHESSELLEKAAQLKATCRVSLADAWIAASALLHGATLVHKDPEFETVQCQQLALPYKQTKIHENQGEYQLPT